The Enteractinococcus fodinae genome has a segment encoding these proteins:
- a CDS encoding C40 family peptidase, protein MKSRIVKGSAAGVALVTVAAMSATAMPQIFSESDSIFVKADEASELSLPKVPDLPDEETVAKAKEDPSAQAKLREDLKEILDKSNQRLADVEAETLTANEKARELSEAAAEARREAETAAQQAELAAEQQEEDQETAGEAVADMYRNGGLSTEEFLLGDDDEALADAARGQQLAESLTGDAENSQLNAQGAEHLAGEEASRADAAEDAAAQAEEKAAEEQRQQEELERQQEELRRQEEARQAELEAQAAREAAIADAATEAGLSFEEIDNEARQDAADNNADGSATSPAASATSIESASEAPVVDTASEPEASDEPSDEPTQTATATPSPTPTQTATSTPSETASSTPSTSPSASPTPTRTQSATPSPSRTATPSPTPTQTATPSPTPTRTATPTPTRTATPTPTPTPTPTQTQAAAAPQAASVAPASTGSNMSAAVNWAVNKTRESGTFYSWGGNGPKGYDCSGFTTAAFAQSGKSLPRTASAQYGAAKQYVSLNNLQPGDLVFWSNNGSQSGVYHVAIYIGNGQIAHARNPSTGITITGLHYSPWNMLSVGGRY, encoded by the coding sequence GTGAAATCACGAATTGTGAAAGGGAGCGCCGCGGGCGTTGCCCTGGTGACGGTAGCAGCTATGTCTGCCACCGCAATGCCACAGATCTTCTCTGAATCCGACAGCATTTTTGTAAAAGCCGATGAGGCGTCAGAACTTTCCCTGCCGAAAGTCCCTGACCTTCCAGACGAAGAAACCGTCGCGAAAGCGAAGGAAGACCCCTCGGCCCAAGCGAAACTGCGTGAAGATCTAAAAGAGATCTTAGATAAAAGTAACCAGCGTCTGGCCGACGTCGAAGCCGAAACACTTACTGCAAACGAGAAAGCACGCGAACTCAGCGAAGCTGCTGCAGAAGCTCGCCGTGAAGCTGAGACAGCAGCACAGCAGGCAGAACTCGCAGCCGAACAGCAAGAAGAAGATCAGGAAACTGCCGGGGAAGCCGTTGCGGACATGTATCGCAACGGAGGCTTGAGTACTGAAGAATTCTTGTTGGGCGATGACGATGAAGCACTCGCTGACGCTGCACGAGGCCAGCAACTCGCTGAGTCCCTCACCGGCGATGCTGAAAACAGCCAACTCAACGCGCAAGGCGCCGAGCACCTCGCAGGCGAAGAGGCTTCGAGAGCCGATGCTGCTGAAGATGCGGCGGCCCAAGCTGAAGAGAAAGCAGCTGAGGAACAGCGTCAACAAGAAGAGCTCGAACGTCAGCAGGAAGAGCTACGGCGTCAAGAAGAAGCACGTCAAGCTGAACTTGAAGCACAGGCCGCACGCGAAGCAGCCATCGCTGACGCTGCAACAGAAGCTGGGCTGTCCTTCGAGGAAATCGATAACGAGGCTCGACAAGATGCTGCCGATAACAATGCGGACGGTTCGGCTACTTCACCAGCAGCCAGCGCGACGAGCATTGAATCGGCCTCGGAAGCACCTGTTGTAGACACTGCGTCCGAACCTGAGGCATCAGATGAACCGTCTGATGAGCCGACCCAGACTGCGACCGCGACTCCATCGCCAACACCGACTCAGACCGCGACTTCTACGCCTTCTGAAACTGCGAGTTCCACTCCGTCGACCTCGCCATCTGCCTCCCCAACACCGACGCGGACTCAGTCGGCTACACCGTCGCCGTCTCGCACTGCGACTCCATCGCCTACGCCAACTCAGACGGCAACGCCATCCCCGACTCCTACTCGGACGGCCACGCCAACTCCAACGCGTACCGCGACACCTACGCCGACTCCAACCCCGACGCCAACCCAAACGCAAGCTGCTGCAGCACCACAGGCAGCAAGCGTGGCACCAGCGTCGACCGGTTCGAATATGTCGGCTGCGGTCAACTGGGCGGTTAACAAGACCCGGGAGTCCGGGACGTTCTATTCATGGGGTGGCAACGGGCCGAAGGGGTATGACTGCTCTGGTTTCACCACCGCAGCATTCGCCCAATCCGGCAAGTCGCTGCCACGTACCGCGAGCGCCCAGTATGGTGCCGCCAAGCAGTACGTCTCGCTGAACAACCTGCAGCCGGGTGACCTCGTGTTTTGGTCAAATAACGGTTCGCAGTCCGGCGTCTACCACGTCGCCATTTATATTGGGAACGGCCAGATTGCGCATGCGCGCAACCCGTCGACCGGTATCACGATTACCGGCTTGCACTACTCACCATGGAATATGCTCTCAGTGGGTGGCCGCTACTAA
- a CDS encoding universal stress protein — translation MTDQFHDPAKKVNADNGLPENTAKKKHGVVVGVDGSKRSLAAAIWAVREARRINAPLTMVSAYTLPVFPSVAVDAATGGHEDSALAQSCRQILEATKAELGDTEGVEVRCNVELGDPSTVLVDYSHNAEMLVAGPRGRGGFLGLLVGSVSRGLPAQAKCPVVLVPRGAEMTRADSDAPVVVASDGSEQGRVAMLRAAEEAIHRSDTCRLRIITAMAPVSSAVEWLPSTVDERAMFDELREKLDAGAAWLQSHFPNLNIETEVIDGVPVDAVVAESESARLTVVGTRGLGGFTGALLGSTSQGIAAHARGPVMIVPYHDDPRLADRPEYGPMIDQDPQE, via the coding sequence ATGACCGACCAATTCCATGACCCAGCAAAAAAGGTGAATGCGGACAACGGTCTGCCAGAAAACACCGCCAAGAAGAAACACGGCGTCGTCGTCGGGGTGGACGGGTCCAAGCGTTCCCTGGCTGCCGCGATTTGGGCGGTGCGTGAGGCACGCCGGATCAACGCTCCGTTGACCATGGTCTCGGCCTATACATTGCCCGTCTTCCCATCCGTGGCAGTTGATGCTGCGACCGGAGGCCACGAAGACTCAGCGCTGGCTCAATCCTGCCGCCAGATCTTGGAAGCCACCAAAGCCGAACTCGGTGACACCGAGGGCGTCGAAGTGCGCTGCAATGTCGAGCTTGGCGACCCAAGCACCGTGCTGGTGGATTACTCCCATAACGCCGAAATGCTTGTCGCCGGGCCACGCGGTCGTGGCGGCTTCCTCGGCCTGTTAGTCGGCTCGGTGTCTCGCGGGCTGCCGGCCCAAGCTAAATGCCCGGTCGTACTTGTACCCCGCGGAGCAGAAATGACTCGTGCAGACTCCGACGCCCCGGTCGTGGTGGCCTCGGATGGCTCGGAGCAGGGTCGTGTGGCGATGCTGCGTGCCGCAGAAGAAGCGATCCATCGCAGCGACACCTGCCGGCTGCGGATCATCACCGCCATGGCCCCGGTCTCGTCGGCCGTCGAATGGCTACCATCTACCGTGGACGAGCGCGCGATGTTCGATGAATTGCGTGAGAAGCTGGATGCCGGCGCGGCCTGGCTGCAATCGCACTTCCCGAACCTCAACATCGAAACCGAAGTCATCGACGGGGTGCCCGTGGACGCGGTCGTGGCCGAATCGGAATCAGCCCGCCTGACCGTGGTCGGAACTCGCGGTCTAGGTGGGTTCACCGGTGCGCTGTTGGGTTCGACCTCGCAGGGTATCGCCGCGCATGCTCGCGGTCCGGTTATGATCGTGCCGTACCACGATGACCCACGTCTGGCAGACCGGCCAGAATACGGTCCGATGATCGATCAGGATCCGCAAGAATAA
- a CDS encoding MFS transporter small subunit, with the protein MSTSPQFSEAVTDEVSGTYRTVAVILALVVIMGLGYGLVDTAIKAAALFTE; encoded by the coding sequence ATGAGCACTTCACCGCAGTTTTCTGAAGCAGTCACCGATGAAGTCAGCGGCACCTACCGCACCGTCGCGGTCATCTTAGCGCTGGTCGTCATTATGGGCCTGGGCTACGGCCTGGTCGACACGGCCATCAAAGCCGCTGCACTGTTCACCGAATAA
- a CDS encoding helix-turn-helix transcriptional regulator → MSSRKDDLALLVEAVEDALERHDYSRAAELIEQNLAATWFGFPTHRTAEILGLIARNLERPPPLLVVTHKIMTAASPDLSNTEPLMEALDAEDPGQMLALAMFRMVDYRLHGRTTEALEQVETAEANLATLRNQLPPQSHWLQHAAVQIGNTAMLAGDFTKALSSFMRAQMLPPNPRFAFLEREAIVKSALIHACFGNATTADGLLKRTGRIQRTSSWCETQLDAHEEFVRILTYAGDYEEALERLEAISLQDIGEMWPFYIVALHRVLEVAGHHDELEHQLEMLDSLPFPRVDGEGFTGSVLPLKRAMTALQSGRGAEALRFLERADPRLTYTKLTQSAADLFVGRTQQAMDQAVALRKETRAFRLMEIRRLSVLAAAQYIAGDPEASIQTLRWVASLPRGLSPHELVLFSVEMRMLGEEQVENWPKTPVGKGIFLPELPKPGKTLTGREIEILTLLSQGYTRTEIAERLYISVSTVKSQLRSLYRKLDVSSAADAIFEGERRGVL, encoded by the coding sequence GTGTCGTCACGCAAGGACGATCTAGCGCTCCTAGTCGAAGCGGTTGAAGACGCTTTGGAGCGCCACGATTACAGCCGGGCCGCAGAACTCATCGAACAAAACCTCGCCGCCACATGGTTTGGCTTTCCAACACATCGAACCGCTGAAATTCTTGGTCTCATCGCCAGAAATCTCGAACGCCCGCCGCCGCTTCTGGTCGTGACACACAAAATTATGACGGCCGCCAGCCCAGACCTGAGCAACACAGAACCGTTGATGGAAGCGCTCGATGCGGAAGACCCGGGCCAAATGCTCGCGTTGGCAATGTTTCGCATGGTCGATTACCGCCTCCACGGTCGCACGACTGAGGCCCTCGAACAGGTTGAGACCGCTGAAGCGAACCTGGCCACACTCCGGAACCAACTGCCCCCGCAGTCTCACTGGTTGCAACATGCTGCGGTCCAAATTGGCAACACCGCGATGCTCGCTGGAGACTTCACGAAAGCACTGTCTTCGTTCATGCGGGCGCAAATGCTGCCGCCGAATCCACGGTTCGCCTTTTTAGAGCGCGAAGCCATCGTAAAATCGGCCCTGATTCACGCGTGTTTTGGGAACGCTACCACAGCCGATGGGCTGTTGAAGCGCACCGGGCGTATTCAACGGACCTCGAGCTGGTGCGAAACCCAACTTGATGCCCATGAAGAATTCGTCCGGATCCTCACGTACGCTGGCGACTACGAAGAGGCATTAGAACGGCTCGAAGCCATCAGCCTTCAGGACATTGGCGAGATGTGGCCGTTCTATATTGTGGCGCTGCATCGAGTCCTCGAGGTTGCGGGACACCATGACGAGCTGGAACACCAACTGGAAATGCTCGACTCGCTGCCCTTTCCGCGGGTAGACGGCGAGGGTTTTACCGGCAGTGTGCTCCCCCTGAAACGCGCGATGACAGCGCTGCAGTCGGGACGCGGGGCCGAAGCGTTGAGATTCCTGGAACGAGCCGACCCGCGTCTGACGTACACCAAGCTCACGCAAAGCGCTGCTGACCTCTTTGTCGGCCGGACCCAACAAGCCATGGATCAAGCAGTGGCGTTGCGCAAAGAAACTCGTGCCTTTCGGTTGATGGAAATTCGTCGACTGTCGGTATTAGCGGCAGCGCAATACATCGCCGGGGATCCAGAGGCCAGTATTCAAACGCTTCGGTGGGTAGCGAGTCTCCCCAGAGGATTGAGCCCTCATGAGCTCGTGCTGTTTAGTGTAGAAATGCGGATGCTCGGCGAGGAGCAAGTTGAAAACTGGCCTAAAACCCCAGTCGGCAAGGGGATATTTCTACCGGAACTCCCCAAGCCAGGAAAAACGCTGACCGGGCGTGAAATTGAGATCCTGACGCTGCTATCCCAGGGTTACACTCGGACTGAGATAGCAGAAAGGCTCTACATCAGCGTTAGTACGGTGAAATCGCAGCTGCGGTCCTTGTACCGAAAGCTTGACGTGTCGTCGGCTGCGGATGCGATCTTTGAGGGAGAGCGGCGCGGCGTGCTCTGA
- a CDS encoding helix-turn-helix transcriptional regulator, protein MSERDTTDYETSLQQDDLAQHAEEIETALDGENLNRVVAPLESDLAGTWFGIPPDRTLETMRLLFCTASNDSRLWQIARRFFSESPSDQFEIQASATFNLDDPRDVYLLTILRLGIARSQGCTQRGLEQCDLLEQQLGPIPSLRASYDSWALHAAVQMGITAMLAGHFTRALTNFTRAQLHVQVPEFAFFTRDALTKSALIHACFGNRTTARSLIHRADKIARTSSWAETHIDAHRNFAEIMVTIEDYDAALQKLDALNLRDIGEMWPFYILAVHRVLEAGGRQDELEHRMEIFDDMLFPRHDGDGFTGSIIPLKRAAIALKNGRGVEAQAFIDRADPDLTYTKLFQAAAHVYAGRTQQAIQDVSRLRPKTRGFRLMEVRRLAILAAAQYQADETEDCLSTLARAAEIPRGLGPLEVQLFSPETRDLAAQKVPAWPRDNQEPSVFLTGLPKPGTALTEREVEIIEHLAEGHPRALMAEKMFISVNTLKTHLKAIYRKLGVSTAEDAVFGAQRRGLL, encoded by the coding sequence ATGTCTGAACGCGATACCACAGACTACGAGACTTCCCTGCAACAAGATGACCTAGCTCAGCACGCTGAAGAAATCGAAACCGCACTCGACGGAGAGAACTTAAATCGCGTGGTTGCACCCCTCGAAAGCGATCTTGCAGGTACCTGGTTCGGCATACCGCCCGACCGCACCCTAGAAACCATGCGGTTGTTGTTTTGCACTGCATCTAACGACAGCAGACTGTGGCAAATTGCTCGCCGCTTCTTTAGCGAAAGCCCTTCGGACCAATTTGAGATTCAGGCTTCAGCCACATTTAATCTCGATGACCCACGAGACGTGTATCTTCTGACGATATTGCGACTGGGAATCGCCCGATCTCAAGGATGCACGCAACGCGGCCTGGAACAATGCGACCTACTGGAGCAACAACTCGGTCCCATACCGTCACTACGAGCTTCATATGACAGCTGGGCTTTACACGCTGCGGTGCAAATGGGTATTACTGCCATGCTCGCAGGCCACTTCACTCGAGCACTCACGAACTTCACGCGCGCCCAATTGCACGTACAAGTTCCGGAATTTGCTTTCTTCACACGCGACGCACTGACAAAATCAGCGCTCATCCACGCGTGTTTTGGCAACCGCACCACAGCTCGCTCACTAATCCACCGGGCAGATAAAATCGCTCGCACTTCCAGCTGGGCAGAAACTCATATCGACGCCCACCGAAATTTTGCGGAAATCATGGTCACCATAGAAGACTATGACGCAGCACTCCAAAAGCTTGATGCTCTCAACTTGCGCGATATTGGTGAGATGTGGCCCTTTTACATTCTGGCCGTGCATCGAGTTCTAGAAGCTGGTGGCCGCCAAGATGAACTCGAGCACCGGATGGAAATATTCGATGACATGTTGTTCCCACGGCACGACGGCGACGGTTTTACGGGCAGTATCATTCCCTTGAAGCGCGCGGCGATAGCCCTGAAGAACGGCCGGGGTGTAGAAGCTCAAGCTTTCATTGATCGCGCCGACCCGGACCTGACCTACACCAAGCTCTTCCAAGCTGCCGCCCACGTCTATGCTGGCCGGACTCAGCAGGCGATCCAAGACGTCTCCCGTCTGAGACCAAAAACCCGAGGCTTTCGCTTGATGGAAGTTCGCCGGCTCGCAATTCTTGCCGCAGCCCAGTATCAAGCCGACGAAACCGAGGACTGCCTCAGCACCCTGGCACGCGCCGCCGAGATACCCCGAGGGCTGGGCCCACTTGAGGTCCAGTTATTCAGCCCAGAAACACGAGATCTAGCTGCCCAGAAGGTGCCCGCATGGCCTCGAGACAATCAGGAGCCCTCCGTGTTCCTCACCGGGCTGCCCAAACCTGGTACTGCCCTGACTGAACGCGAAGTCGAAATCATCGAACACCTGGCTGAAGGTCATCCCCGGGCGCTTATGGCAGAAAAGATGTTCATTTCAGTGAATACACTAAAGACCCATTTGAAGGCTATCTATCGAAAACTCGGGGTGTCTACAGCAGAAGACGCTGTGTTCGGGGCACAGCGTCGGGGTCTGCTCTAG
- the mgtE gene encoding magnesium transporter: MARTQQTTLTKRLNRIEDDLAEDELAEISRRVNALEVSEIIRLLARLNRRRRAIVYRLLEKQVALKVFEAMRPAAQSDLLQALQDQETAEIFVDLDPEDRVWLLDELPATVASKLMQGLDLDERDQTAALMGYPSDAVGRRMSPRFIRLHPWFTVNEAMQRVREHINDAETIYYLPVVDEGRRVLGEVGLRTLMNSDPSSTIEQLVRPTHTEEVTESAEEVARRASKRGTFALSIVDDEHRLVGIFTLDEAARILEYEESQDVSRQGGVEPIRRPYLSTPIIRLVRSRITWLLVLAVGATLTVQVLEVFEDALAQVTVLALFVPLLIGTGGNTGNQAATTVTRAIALDNLQPRDMIRVLAREVRTGFLLGLILGTLGFVIAGFFYEPEIGLIIGLTLLSVCTMAASVGGIMPLVAKAIKVDPAVFSNPFITTFVDASGLIIYFLIAQAVIPEL; the protein is encoded by the coding sequence ATGGCCCGCACCCAGCAGACCACTCTGACAAAACGCCTCAACCGGATCGAAGATGACCTCGCCGAGGACGAATTGGCTGAAATATCTCGCCGGGTCAACGCATTAGAAGTCTCGGAAATCATCCGGCTGCTGGCACGGCTCAACCGGCGACGGCGTGCCATTGTCTACCGGCTATTAGAAAAGCAGGTGGCGCTCAAAGTCTTTGAGGCCATGCGCCCGGCGGCACAAAGCGATCTACTCCAAGCCCTGCAGGATCAAGAAACCGCCGAAATCTTCGTCGATCTGGATCCCGAAGATCGCGTCTGGCTGCTCGATGAACTGCCCGCCACGGTGGCCTCGAAACTCATGCAGGGTCTGGACCTTGACGAGCGAGACCAAACCGCAGCACTCATGGGCTACCCCTCCGACGCGGTGGGTCGACGCATGAGTCCCCGGTTCATCCGGCTCCACCCGTGGTTCACCGTCAATGAGGCAATGCAACGCGTGCGGGAACACATCAACGACGCTGAGACGATCTATTACTTACCTGTCGTCGATGAGGGGCGCCGGGTGCTTGGTGAGGTTGGTCTGCGCACGCTGATGAACAGCGACCCATCGAGTACCATCGAACAACTGGTGCGACCGACCCACACCGAAGAAGTCACCGAGAGCGCCGAAGAAGTCGCTCGACGAGCCAGTAAGCGTGGCACGTTTGCGCTGTCGATCGTGGATGATGAACACCGGTTGGTTGGAATTTTCACGCTGGATGAAGCGGCCCGCATCCTCGAGTATGAAGAGAGCCAAGACGTCTCTCGTCAGGGTGGTGTCGAGCCGATCCGCCGCCCCTACCTCTCCACGCCCATTATACGACTGGTACGCAGCCGCATCACCTGGCTACTGGTACTCGCCGTTGGCGCGACGCTGACCGTGCAGGTGTTGGAAGTCTTTGAGGACGCGCTTGCCCAAGTCACCGTCCTGGCACTCTTTGTACCATTGCTGATTGGGACCGGTGGGAACACCGGCAACCAGGCCGCAACCACCGTGACCCGCGCGATCGCCTTAGATAACCTCCAGCCCCGGGACATGATTCGAGTACTCGCTCGAGAAGTCCGCACTGGATTTCTGTTGGGACTCATCTTGGGGACGTTGGGTTTTGTGATCGCCGGGTTCTTTTATGAGCCCGAGATCGGATTGATTATCGGATTGACGTTGTTGTCGGTGTGTACCATGGCGGCCAGCGTGGGCGGTATCATGCCGCTGGTGGCCAAGGCCATCAAAGTTGACCCGGCCGTGTTCTCCAACCCCTTCATTACCACCTTCGTGGATGCCAGCGGGCTGATCATTTACTTCCTCATTGCTCAGGCGGTCATCCCGGAACTCTAA
- a CDS encoding spermidine synthase gives MSKQRRNQNRSAVNIEPGIYEIDSGTAEIKPDPFTPGAWVLLINGVESSQLIPDEPQRLGFEYMRWMAIALGFRYPQDARLRFLHLGGGGATMARWGADRYPNSRHTTVEYDAKLTELARDNFGLPRAPIVKMRVGEAGQVLAETRPDSWDVIIRDVFIGTTRGDHITPMHLTGLDAAETAARAVGANGAYVLNYGGPPNLAPARAEAAALAQAFEHVTLISDATMFKGRRRGNIVMVGTQTPLANPDLGGTDAFIAALRAEPLPTQAKYGTATTNFIAGTPPSLAPLLLQEPL, from the coding sequence ATGAGCAAGCAACGTCGCAACCAGAACCGGTCAGCAGTCAACATCGAACCGGGCATCTATGAGATCGACTCGGGCACCGCTGAGATCAAACCCGACCCCTTCACCCCCGGGGCGTGGGTGTTGCTGATCAATGGGGTGGAATCGTCGCAGCTGATTCCAGATGAACCACAGCGGTTGGGCTTTGAATACATGCGGTGGATGGCGATCGCACTGGGCTTTCGATACCCGCAAGACGCTCGTCTACGATTCTTACATCTTGGCGGTGGGGGAGCGACCATGGCCCGCTGGGGTGCCGACCGGTATCCGAACTCGAGACACACCACGGTCGAATACGATGCCAAACTCACCGAACTAGCCCGGGATAACTTTGGCCTGCCGCGCGCGCCAATCGTCAAAATGCGCGTCGGTGAAGCCGGTCAGGTCCTTGCCGAGACTAGACCGGACAGTTGGGACGTCATCATCCGCGACGTTTTTATTGGCACAACCCGCGGAGACCACATCACTCCAATGCATCTCACCGGGCTGGACGCGGCCGAAACCGCAGCCCGTGCCGTCGGTGCCAACGGCGCCTATGTGCTCAACTACGGTGGCCCACCCAACCTCGCCCCGGCCAGAGCCGAAGCCGCCGCACTGGCACAGGCCTTTGAACACGTCACGCTGATCTCGGATGCCACAATGTTCAAAGGACGACGACGCGGCAACATTGTGATGGTCGGGACCCAAACCCCGCTGGCCAATCCCGATTTAGGCGGCACGGACGCCTTTATTGCAGCATTGCGAGCCGAACCATTGCCGACCCAAGCCAAGTACGGAACCGCTACTACCAACTTCATCGCGGGCACTCCACCCAGCCTGGCACCATTACTCTTGCAAGAACCTCTTTAA
- a CDS encoding GntR family transcriptional regulator, which yields MDKPVMPELSLVNDSDDDPIHAHTPTRIAAALRAHICQGALKPGTKLSEETIAAEFEVSRNTLREAFTVLAGEDLVYKVPNRGVFVIDPGPREVQEIYQTRRFLEPSAILWGKLTPELTDTFNRIADRTRRGIAQEDLEAIVEADRSFHVAVVALANSSTMNEALERLLTQLRLAFHSLQITPPIHQTFAQQNLAIINRILSGERIEASRGLHRYLGLAEKMVLQHAAANGRPVTVRQSPAVPALNGRNMSPN from the coding sequence ATGGATAAGCCAGTCATGCCAGAGCTTTCACTTGTAAATGACAGCGACGATGATCCGATTCACGCTCACACACCGACGAGGATTGCAGCTGCATTACGCGCTCATATCTGCCAAGGTGCATTGAAACCGGGGACCAAACTCTCGGAAGAGACCATCGCGGCGGAATTTGAAGTCTCACGGAACACGCTTCGTGAGGCTTTTACTGTCCTTGCAGGCGAAGACCTGGTGTACAAGGTGCCGAACCGCGGCGTCTTCGTTATCGACCCTGGACCCCGTGAGGTCCAAGAGATCTATCAGACCAGAAGGTTCCTGGAACCCTCTGCCATTCTCTGGGGCAAACTCACCCCGGAATTGACCGACACGTTCAATCGCATCGCTGATCGGACGCGTCGAGGTATCGCTCAAGAGGATCTGGAAGCAATCGTCGAAGCAGACCGCAGCTTCCATGTGGCTGTCGTGGCGCTCGCCAATTCCAGCACCATGAATGAAGCGCTTGAGCGCCTCCTCACCCAGCTACGTCTGGCATTCCATAGTCTGCAGATCACACCACCCATCCATCAGACCTTCGCCCAACAGAACCTAGCGATCATCAACAGAATCCTGTCCGGGGAACGCATCGAAGCATCCCGGGGCTTACACCGCTACCTCGGTTTAGCCGAGAAGATGGTCCTGCAACACGCTGCGGCAAATGGTCGCCCAGTCACGGTTCGCCAGTCCCCCGCAGTGCCTGCGCTCAACGGTCGAAACATGAGTCCGAACTAG
- a CDS encoding thiamine-binding protein — protein sequence MILAFSISVSGVGELGEHAAANSPEDAKTGSVARAVAAAYDVVRNSGLPHRLSSMFTEIEGEWDEVMGVLKECVDAVAPYGARISITMKAYIRDAKPNQLDAKIDRVNQLLED from the coding sequence ATGATCTTAGCGTTTTCCATTTCAGTCTCCGGTGTCGGGGAGCTCGGCGAACACGCCGCCGCCAATAGCCCAGAAGATGCCAAAACCGGTTCGGTCGCCCGCGCAGTAGCAGCCGCCTATGATGTGGTGCGCAACTCTGGACTGCCGCACCGTTTGTCGTCAATGTTCACCGAAATTGAAGGCGAATGGGACGAGGTCATGGGAGTGCTGAAAGAGTGCGTCGATGCGGTGGCTCCCTATGGGGCACGCATCTCGATCACCATGAAGGCCTACATTCGAGACGCCAAACCCAACCAACTCGACGCCAAAATTGATCGGGTCAACCAGCTCCTCGAGGACTAA